A single genomic interval of Saccharothrix saharensis harbors:
- a CDS encoding DMT family transporter, with protein MGYGRTAIAAGAMSSVIVGASVPVTGLLQGYPLLTGQAMRYALGGVALLGWVWLRGGRLPVPRLRDWPALVGLVATGMLGFNACVLYAQRYAEPGFVAAVLGASPLVLALVAPLLAGRRPSGAAVVGAVAVVGGVVVLSGGGSWHGPGLLLAVLTMAGEASFTLFAVGVVRRLGGVAVATWCCLLAAAAGAVVGTAVGGWQVPTASEGVALVVLGVVVTAVAFGLWYFAVARLGADRAGVLIGLMPVAGLVASVVLGAQALTAVAAAGAVAVAVGCVVGLRGRAAGVDRPPLVEPEVQVARSER; from the coding sequence ATGGGATACGGCAGAACGGCGATCGCGGCGGGTGCGATGTCGTCGGTGATCGTGGGCGCGTCCGTGCCGGTGACCGGCTTGCTCCAGGGGTATCCGCTGCTCACGGGCCAGGCGATGCGGTACGCGCTGGGTGGGGTGGCGTTGCTGGGGTGGGTCTGGCTGCGGGGTGGGCGGCTGCCGGTGCCGCGGCTGAGGGACTGGCCCGCGTTGGTCGGGCTGGTGGCGACCGGGATGCTCGGGTTCAACGCGTGCGTGCTGTACGCGCAGCGGTACGCCGAGCCGGGGTTCGTGGCGGCCGTGCTCGGGGCCAGCCCGCTGGTGCTGGCGCTGGTGGCGCCGTTGCTGGCGGGGCGGAGGCCGTCCGGTGCGGCGGTGGTCGGTGCGGTGGCCGTGGTCGGCGGGGTGGTGGTGCTGTCCGGCGGTGGGTCGTGGCACGGGCCGGGGTTGCTGCTGGCGGTGTTGACGATGGCGGGTGAGGCGTCGTTCACGCTGTTCGCGGTGGGTGTGGTGCGGCGGTTGGGCGGGGTGGCGGTGGCGACGTGGTGCTGCCTGCTCGCGGCCGCGGCCGGTGCGGTGGTGGGGACGGCGGTCGGCGGGTGGCAGGTGCCGACGGCGTCCGAGGGCGTGGCGCTGGTCGTGCTGGGGGTCGTCGTGACGGCCGTGGCGTTCGGGCTCTGGTACTTCGCGGTGGCGCGGTTGGGCGCGGACCGGGCGGGGGTGCTGATCGGGCTGATGCCGGTGGCCGGGCTGGTCGCGTCGGTGGTGCTCGGTGCGCAGGCGTTGACGGCGGTGGCGGCGGCCGGGGCGGTCGCGGTGGCGGTGGGGTGCGTGGTCGGGCTGCGGGGGCGGGCGGCCGGGGTCGACCGCCCGCCCTTGGTCGAGCCGGAAGTCCAGGTCGCGCGTTCCGAGCGTTGA
- a CDS encoding PLP-dependent aminotransferase family protein has product MPANWTTFRELLLPAPNGRRGVESELRRAVRDGRLAPGTRLPSSRDLAAQLGVARGTVTSAYAQLIGEGYLTARRGSGTTVAAACTWPGATDTSTTEPPPKFRYDLKPGVPALSAFPRDEWLQAQKTALADLATDDLGYPDPAGFGPLRRELADYLGRVRAVAARPSEVVVTNGAAEGLSLLARVLLATGHRSVAIEEPSHFGPAEIFALHGLEVRTVPVDSDGLRVDLLSTADCRAVLVTAAHQFPLGVVLHPSRRRALLDWARACDGVVVEDDYDAEHRYDRPALGAMQALDPTRVVYQGSTSKVLAPALRLGWLVLPPAMRDIVVDRKRLDDLGTGTLHQAALARLLSTGGYDRHLRRTRQLYRARRDALLEALRAVLPEWEPIGVAAGLHVVVRLPAGTDDVALQDRLARRGVNAPALARYARTPTFPGLVLGYAALTPDRLREAVRELRAAA; this is encoded by the coding sequence ATGCCCGCCAACTGGACCACTTTCCGCGAACTCCTCCTCCCCGCCCCGAACGGCAGGCGCGGGGTGGAGTCCGAGCTGCGCCGCGCCGTGCGGGACGGGCGGCTCGCGCCGGGCACCCGCCTGCCGTCCAGCCGCGACCTGGCCGCCCAGCTCGGCGTCGCCCGCGGCACGGTCACGTCCGCGTACGCGCAGCTCATCGGCGAGGGCTACCTGACCGCGCGACGCGGCTCCGGCACCACCGTGGCGGCCGCCTGCACGTGGCCGGGCGCGACCGACACCTCGACCACCGAACCGCCGCCGAAGTTCCGCTACGACCTCAAGCCCGGCGTGCCCGCGCTGAGCGCGTTCCCCCGCGACGAGTGGTTGCAGGCGCAGAAGACGGCGCTGGCGGACCTGGCCACCGACGACCTCGGCTACCCCGACCCGGCCGGTTTCGGCCCGTTGCGCCGGGAGCTGGCGGACTACCTGGGACGGGTGCGCGCCGTGGCCGCGCGACCGTCCGAAGTGGTCGTGACGAACGGTGCGGCGGAAGGGCTTTCACTGCTGGCGCGCGTTCTGCTGGCGACCGGGCACCGCAGCGTCGCCATCGAGGAGCCGAGCCACTTCGGCCCCGCGGAGATCTTCGCCCTGCACGGCTTGGAGGTTCGCACGGTTCCCGTCGACTCGGACGGGTTGCGCGTCGACCTGCTGTCCACTGCGGACTGCCGGGCGGTGCTCGTGACGGCGGCGCACCAGTTCCCTTTGGGTGTCGTGCTGCACCCTTCGCGTAGGCGCGCGCTGTTGGACTGGGCGCGCGCGTGCGACGGCGTGGTGGTGGAAGACGACTACGACGCCGAGCACCGCTACGACCGACCGGCGTTGGGCGCGATGCAGGCACTCGACCCGACCCGCGTGGTGTACCAGGGCAGCACGAGCAAGGTGCTCGCCCCCGCGCTGCGCCTGGGGTGGCTGGTGCTGCCGCCCGCGATGCGCGACATCGTGGTGGACCGCAAGCGGTTGGACGACCTGGGCACGGGGACGCTGCACCAGGCGGCGCTGGCCCGGCTGCTGAGCACCGGCGGGTACGACCGGCACCTGCGCCGCACGCGCCAGCTCTACCGGGCGCGGCGGGACGCGTTGCTCGAGGCGTTGCGGGCCGTGCTGCCGGAGTGGGAGCCGATCGGGGTGGCGGCCGGGCTGCACGTGGTCGTGCGGCTGCCGGCCGGGACGGACGACGTGGCGTTGCAGGACCGGCTGGCCCGCCGCGGGGTGAACGCGCCGGCGCTGGCCCGGTACGCGCGCACACCGACGTTCCCGGGGCTCGTGCTCGGGTACGCGGCGTTGACGCCGGACCGGCTGCGGGAGGCCGTCCGGGAGCTGCGCGCGGCCGCCTGA
- a CDS encoding ATP-dependent DNA ligase, which translates to MLFTEVVETSAAVAATRSRLAKVAALAGLVRRMSTPAVVSFLVGVPSQGRIGAGWRTVFDLDVPPAPEPSLTVSDVDAALGSFAAIGGKGSAARRVEALTSLFGRATAAEQDFLRRLLTGELRQGALEGVMLDAIARAADVPGEVVRRAFMLSGSLPGTAVAAMSGEEALAAFRLEVGRPVRPMLASPAESLDAALGELGSCVVEHKLDGARIQVHRSGDEVRIFTRTLREITGTVPELVELVRALPCTSVVLDGETLALTDEGKPRPFQETMSRFGAQDVRELLLSPFFFDCLHLDGVDLLDEPLRVRLDAVRRVAGSHVIPGVVSPGSAEEAARVLAEALAAGHEGVMVKSLESVYAAGRRGRAWQKVKPVHTLDLVVLGVEWGSGRRRGLLSNLHLGARDPDGGPPIMVGKTFKGLTDELLAWQTRELMAIATEKTDWVVVVRPEMVIEIELDGVQVSPRYPGGVALRFARVLRYRPDKDAGDADTIDAVRALLPQREPPAPNTIG; encoded by the coding sequence GTGTTGTTCACCGAAGTCGTCGAGACGTCCGCCGCGGTGGCGGCGACGCGCTCCCGCCTGGCCAAGGTCGCCGCCCTGGCCGGGCTGGTGCGCCGGATGAGCACGCCCGCGGTGGTGTCGTTCCTGGTCGGCGTGCCCAGCCAGGGCCGCATCGGCGCGGGCTGGCGCACCGTGTTCGACCTGGACGTGCCGCCCGCGCCGGAGCCGTCGCTGACGGTGTCCGATGTGGACGCGGCGCTGGGGTCGTTCGCCGCGATCGGAGGCAAGGGCTCGGCGGCCCGCCGGGTCGAGGCGCTGACGTCGCTGTTCGGCCGGGCCACGGCCGCAGAACAGGACTTCCTGCGCCGGTTGCTCACGGGTGAACTGCGTCAAGGTGCACTCGAAGGGGTGATGTTGGACGCGATCGCGCGGGCGGCCGACGTGCCCGGCGAGGTGGTGCGGCGGGCGTTCATGCTGTCGGGGTCGCTGCCGGGCACGGCGGTGGCCGCGATGAGCGGCGAGGAGGCGTTGGCGGCGTTCCGGCTGGAGGTGGGGCGGCCGGTGCGGCCGATGCTCGCGTCGCCGGCGGAGTCGCTGGACGCGGCGCTGGGCGAGCTGGGGTCGTGCGTGGTGGAGCACAAGCTGGACGGCGCGCGGATCCAGGTCCACCGGTCGGGTGACGAGGTGCGGATCTTCACGCGGACGTTGAGGGAGATCACCGGCACCGTGCCGGAGCTGGTGGAGCTGGTGCGGGCACTGCCGTGCACGTCGGTGGTGCTGGACGGGGAGACCCTGGCGCTGACCGACGAGGGCAAGCCCCGGCCGTTCCAGGAGACGATGAGCCGGTTCGGGGCGCAGGACGTGCGGGAGCTGCTGCTGAGCCCGTTCTTCTTCGACTGCCTGCACCTGGACGGCGTGGACCTGCTGGACGAGCCCTTGCGGGTGCGGCTGGACGCGGTGCGACGGGTGGCCGGGTCGCACGTCATCCCGGGGGTGGTGTCGCCCGGGTCGGCGGAGGAGGCGGCGCGCGTGCTGGCCGAGGCGCTGGCCGCCGGGCACGAGGGCGTGATGGTGAAGTCGCTGGAGTCGGTGTACGCGGCGGGGCGGCGGGGGCGGGCGTGGCAGAAGGTGAAGCCGGTGCACACGCTCGACCTCGTGGTGCTCGGGGTGGAGTGGGGCAGCGGTCGGCGGAGGGGGCTGCTGTCGAACCTGCACCTGGGCGCGCGGGACCCGGACGGCGGGCCGCCGATCATGGTCGGCAAGACCTTCAAGGGGTTGACCGACGAGTTGCTGGCCTGGCAGACACGTGAGCTGATGGCGATCGCGACGGAGAAGACGGACTGGGTGGTGGTGGTCCGGCCGGAGATGGTGATCGAGATCGAGCTGGACGGCGTCCAGGTGAGTCCCCGCTACCCGGGCGGCGTGGCGCTGCGCTTCGCCCGGGTGCTGCGCTACCGGCCGGACAAGGACGCGGGCGACGCGGACACGATCGACGCGGTCCGCGCCCTGTTGCCGCAGCGTGAACCCCCTGCCCCGAACACGATCGGGTGA